Genomic window (Kangiella profundi):
CACTCCATATTGAACACGCTCAGGAATCTGCTAAACCTAGCTTGCAGTTACTTGATGGCATCGTCGAAAAGTTATTACAGAGAAAACCACGTTATGAGTGCCAAAACTGCGGGTTCCACACCAAAGCAATTTATTGGCAGTGCCCAAGTTGTAAAGAGTGGAGTTCTGTTAAACCCATAAAAGGCATAGAAGGCGAATAATGTAATGTCTGATCCAAAAATTCTAGTAGCACTTGATTACGATAATCAGCAACAGGCGTTGCAGCTGGTTGATCAACTAAAGCCAAATCTGTGTGGGCTTAAAGTCGGTAAAGAAATGTTTACACTGTTCGGCCCTGAGTTCGTTAAGACACTTGTAAATAAAGGCTTCAAAGTCTTTCTCGATTTGAAATTTCACGATATACCTAATACTGTCGCTAAGGCCTGTAAGGCCGCTGCTGAGCTTGGAGTGTGGATGGTTAATGTCCACGCTTCCGGTGGCAGTAAAATGATGCACGCGGCACGTGAGGCGCTAGAAGGATATGAGAATCGTCCTTTATTGATAGCTGTGACCTTGTTAACCAGTATGGATGAAGTTGCCTACAGTGAAATCGGTTTTAAACGAGACCTGCCTGAACAGGTTGAGCATCTTGCCGGTATTGCTAAGTCTGCGGGACTTGATGGTGTTGTTTGCTCCGCCTGGGAAGCAAGGCGATTAAAAGAGCAGCTGGGAACAGAGTTTAAACTGGTAACACCAGGTATTCGTCCCCCGGGCAGTGAAATAGGTGATCAAAGTCGAATTATGACGCCTGAGCAAGCTGTCGTCGCTGGCTCTGACTACTTGGTCATTGGCCGACCAATTACAAAAGCTAGCGATCCACTAAAAGCACTGTACGAAATTTCTGAAAGCATTGTGAGCTAGTTGTTTTAATTATCTCCAAATAATATTCTCCATCCTGTCGCATGACGGTGACAAAAAGGATATTAAAAACAAGGAGATAATCATGAAAAAAATTGCTTTACTACTTTCATTAGTTTTAGCTGTAAGTTCTCAGACACTCTTTGCAAAGGAAAGAGGCGGGTTGTCCGCAGCAAACGGTAAAGGATCTACCGAGCAAGCATTAACAGTCAACATTAACAGTGCGGACGCAAAGGAACTTTCGAGAGTATTAACTGGTGTAGGTATGAAAAAAGCTGAGGCCATAATCGAGTATCGTGAGAAGTTTGGACCATTTAAATCTGCCAATGAGCTTACTGCTGTTAAAGGCATTGGCGAGAAGACGGTAGAGAAAAACAAAAGTAAAATTAAGCTGTAACTAGCTACTAATAAACAAAGCCCAAATAACATTGGGCTTTGTTGTATCTACACACTTTAAAATATGTTTGCAAATTAAGATTCGGACTTTTTTGATTTAAGAATGGCTTTAAGAGCTGGTTCATTAAGCAATTGCTTAGGCCAAAACAGGCCGAGAATAATACCTTGAATAAAGCCAATAATGTGCGACTCCTCTACAACGGCACCTCCTAAAAAGTCGTCATACTCTTCTTCGACTCCCATAATTTGAGGTAAAAATATCTTAATGCCAACGATGAGCAGTAGCACACCACTAATCTTTACCCCAAGCCTTAGTTCAGCAGTAGCACATGCAGCAATCAAGCCATATAGAGCGCCTGACATTCCGACATAATGGATAATATGTGGAGTCCAAAGGTGCATCGCTAAAATATTGACGCAGTAGAGCAAAAGTACCCAGATTATCCAATAGGATTGCTTTAATAGTGGTTGAAAGATGAAACTGATTAACCAGAGACTAGCCAGGTTCATAACGGTGTGCCAGCCACCTAGGTGTACAAGATTGGCGGTAACCAGTCTCCACCACTGACCACTATCAACTAATACTCGATCATATGCCATCCATAAGTTAGATTGGGGCAAAAGTAAGTAGCTAATAATGCAAATATGACTTGCAGCTAATGCAAATGCGTATTTTCTTAAAAATTGCGTCATAAAATATTTTTATCAAATGTAAAATTTAGTTCACACTTTTAATAATCAACTGTGGCTAAAATTTGTACAGGCTAAACGGATTGCAAAAATGAGAACCGTAAGGAATTCCTTTTAAAAGCAATGAGTTACGGAGAGCTCCCTAGGCAATTTGTTTTTCTTAATGCTATGTAAGTAAAGTTTATAGGCTTTTTTTTAGTAAATCATCCACTTAAGAGGAAAATATTATGTTTGAAACTATCGCTATGATCTGCTATTTATCTATCTCAGAACCACAAGTTTTAGAAGCTCCTGCGTTTGAGCAACCACCAATAACCAGTATTTACACTGGCAGTGGCGGCGGTGAGCCAGGTGATGACCCAACAAAAGAGAAAGAGAATTGATTCAAAGCATCATAAATAACTTTGATCTTAACAATCTAATGAGTGACATATTCATGATGTCACTCTTAGGTTGTGTATTTTTGCATTTGTTATTCACAAAAAATAATAGGCTACTTACATTCTCTATCGTCATACTTATTATCCAGTTCATTAACTGGAATTTGACATCTTTTTTGTGGAATCATCAGTCTGCTAAATTTATTTGGTATATCACATGGATGGTTACAGATATTTTCATCTTGCTCTATGTCGCATACAAGGCTGTAACAACTGGAAAAGTTTTAAAGGCAGAGTTTGCAGTATCTGTAGTAACAACTATCGCTATAACAATAAACATATTAAGATTTATAGAAAGACACTTTACTGACTTAGAGGTGATTGTGAGCGTGCAATCCTTCGCTATTAATTCAGTCAACATCTGCATCATATTAGCTTTATTAACACCAGTAGCTAAGCAACTGGTGGTAACTTTAGGAAGAAAAATCAATGGCATTACTATTTTTGGCCTACGGTTTAGTGTTAGCAGCGTTCGCAGCAGCGCTGTTTTGGCTAATCCTGAAAGCCTATCGCGGACGAATAAACGTTCCTTACGATGAGTACTCGCTAGATAGCGAATACGAGTCAAATGGCAACGTGATTGATTTATCGGCTTTTCAAAGAGCTGATATGATTGGTTTGCGTTTGCTTCAGGAATATTCACAGATTGAGTCGAGCAACTTGCCTGAGAAAGATAAGTTGAGAGAGATACTATTATGGAATCAAAAGCTTCAAGAATTTGAAGTTAATAATAGACGCATTATTCAGTCTCGTGGCTTCTTAAAGCCCGTTCAACTACAAAGTGCTAAAACATCAGCTCCGACAGAGTTCACTCGCACCTAGAATCATTTTCTATTAAATGCAAAAAGGCCTGCAACTGCAGGCCTTTTTAGTTTTAGTTTAACTTAGTGCCATGGGGTGGAATTAATCTCACAGCACTTAAATCAAAGTTAGGTTTTATTTCAGGTTGGCTATTCTTACGCCAAGCTCTTCTTTACTACTATTAGCTCTGTAGTTTTGAAGAATCAGTTCTGCCTTTTCTTCTGGGCTAAGATTAATGCCTCTTGTTGTTGAAAGAGACTCCACCAAGGCAATAATTTTACCAAGGGTATCAACTTCAGCACCGTAGTCCACCTGAGTGTAATACTCACTCATAGGTACCAAGGATAGTCGATAACCTAGTGCTCTAGCCAAACCATCAATTTTGTGAACACCTGGATCAGATGTTTTCCCCTCCAAAATTCGATAAATGGTCGACTGACTAATGTGAGCCTTATGCTGCATGGAGTAATCCGTCTCACCTAGGCTTTGCATAAGTTGTTTTAGTTGATCAATTATTTCGCTCATTTAGATTTCCTAAAAAAGATGCAAATTCGGTTTGATTTGTATGCATATTTGCATTATTATTTAAACCAAGTTCTGAAATGCATTCGATAGCTATTTGTATCACAGAGTGAAAGACAAATAAAGTATTGAATTGTATCGAAACAAAGTTTCCATTTCAGAAAAGGGGTATAGCCCCAACAAGTTTTCCTTCAGCTATATGGTGGGATTTGGCCGAGATTCATATCTCGGCTTTTTTTTGCCTGAATTTATTACTTAGCTGTGTTGCTAGTTGGTAGAGCATATTCACTATATAGGTTGATTTGTAATCAATCACACTCGCTGGTAAACTCCGCGCTCTTTTTAGCCAGATATTAAATTTTAATGCTCATCGGTCCGCCATAGCGCATATTTTCCTAAGATAACACTCTTGTTGTCATTTTACTCGTCTCTGGCTGCGAGTTTTTCTTGTTGGTTTAATACGACTTAGCGGTCGTGATTCTTATTTACGGTTATTACAATGCTACAAACTATAAAAAGAGATTGGTTCTCTAACATCAGAGGCGATCTGCTCGCCGGTCTAGTTGTTGCCCTGGCTTTGATTCCAGAAGCTATTGCATTTTCCATTATCGCAGAGGTTGATCCTAAGGTCGGTCTTTATGCTTCCTTCTGTATTGCAGTGATTATTGCCTTCGTGGGTGGCCGTCCAGGCATGATTTCTGCTGCAACAGGCGCTATGGCCCTCTTGATGGTGACATTGGTTAAAGAGCATGGCTTGCAATACCTTTTAGCAGCTACAGTTTTAACTGGCATCTTACAAATCATCGCAGGATTTTTACGATTGGATAATCTGATGCGCTTTGTGTCACGCTCCGTTGTAACCGGCTTTGTTAATGCTTTGGCCATATTAATTTTTATGGCCCAGGTTCCTGAACTTATTGATGTAACCTGGCATGTCTATGTAGTTGCTATTGCTGGTCTATGCATCATTTATCTATTTCCATTAATCCCTGTAGTCGGAAAAGTCATTCCTTCGCCATTGGTTTGTATTGTTGGCCTTACCATAGTCGTTGTTGCATTGGGCTGGGACATTCCAAATGTGGGCGGAAAAGGGGAGCTACCAGACACCTTGCCAGTTTTCTTATGGCCGGATGTTCCTCTTAATTTAGATACATTGGTAATCATCTTCCCTTATTCTGCTGCCTTGGCGGTCGTTGGCTTATTGGAATCATTGATGACTGCAGGAATCGTCGATGACTTAACCGATACTACTAGCAACAAGAATCGTGAATGTAAAGGTCAAGGAATTGCCAATATCGGTGCTGGTTTGATGGGCGGTATGGCAGGCTGTGCAATGATAGGACAATCTGTGATCAATGTTAAATCTGGTGGTCGAGGTCGTTTGTCCACTTTTGTCGCTGGTGTAGTGTTAATTATATTAGTAGTGTTTCTCGATGAGTGGATTAGCCTGATCCCGATGGCTGCTTTGGTTGCTGTTATGACAATGGTTTCAATTGGTACCTTTTCCTGGTCATCAATCAGGGACTTAAGAAAGCATCCAATGTCGACTAATTTAGTTATGGTAACAACTGTTGCAGTCGTTGTTGCCACCCACAATCTGGCTATTGGTGTGTTTGTCGGTGTATTGATGGCGGCATTGTTCTTCGCCAATAAAATCAGCCGTTTTATGGTTATCAAACGAAATGCAGAACAAACTGACACGACACGCAATTATGAAGTCATAGGCCAGGTCTTCTTCGCCTCAGCGGAAAAATTCATTGGTTCATTTGATTTCAAAGAAGCTATTGATGAAGTGACCATTGACTTAAGCCATGCGCACTTTTGGGATATTACAGCGGTTGGAGCATTAGACAATGTAGTCATCAAGTTTCGTCGAGAGGGCACTAAGGTGAATGTCGTTGGACTGAACGAGGCCTCAAAGACTGTGGTCGATAAGTTTAGTATTTACGATAATCCAGAAGAAGTTGAAAAGCTGATGTCAGGGCATTAGTCTGAATCTATAAGGAGAACGAGATGAAAAATATCATTGCCTGTATTGACGGTTCAGCCATGTCGGCTTCTGTATGCGATGCAGCGGCCTGGGCCAGCAATAAATTGGAAACACCTCTAAGCTTATTGCATGTACTTGAAAAAACAATAAGCCCTGAAAATGAGAATCTATCGGGAACCATTGGTCTTGGTGCTCGTGAGGCGCTGTTGGAACAATTGACAGAGCTTGATGAGAAACGAAGTCGAGTTGCATTGGAGCATGGTAAACACATGTTGGAAGATGCACGGCAACGAGTTACGGAACTTGGTGTTAATGATATTTTTATACAGCAAAGACATGGCAGTTTGCTGGAATCGTTGACCGAACTGGAGCCCGATATGCGACTATTGGTATTAGGACGTTTGGGTGAAGATCATGATGTTGCTGCACATACAATTGGTTCGCAGTTGGAAAGTGTGATTCGCGCTATGCATGTGCCAATATTAGTTACGGTAGGCGAGTTTCAGGCTCCTAATAATTACATGATTGCTTATGACGGCAGTGAAACCGCCAACAAAGCCATTGATCGTGTGGCAGCAAGCCCATTACTGAAAGGTTTGGAAGGGCATATTGTTATGGTGGGTGATGATAATGAAACCAATAAGAATGCGCTTAGTAGGGCCACAGATATTTTGACTAAGCATGACCATACGGTTCAACCTGCCCTTGTGCAAGGTGAAGTCATCGAATCACTAAAGGCGTATAGACAAAAGGCTGGTATCGAAATGATGATCATGGGTGCTTATGGCCACTCTCGAGTTCGTCAGTTCTTTTTGGGAAGCAATACCCAAACGATGATCAGTAACAGTACAATTCCCTTAATACTGCTACGATAGATATCCCTTTCTCCAGCGCTATTTACTTAAGTGGATAGCGCTCTCTCTAGTATGTTTTTTGCTCTTAATATTGGTCACATTGCGGGCCTACATAGCGCCTACACAACCATTTTATCCAGATAACAAAAAAGGCCTTACATTGCTGTAAGGCCTTTAAAATATGGCTCCCCCTGCTGGACTTGAACCAGCGACATATGGATTAACAGTCCACCGTTCTACCAACTGAACTAAGGGGGAATTTTGCGTTCATCACTTTGTGTGCTGAACGGGGCGAGATAATAGACATATTTCTCTTAACGGTCAACACCCAAGTGATAATTTTTTTAAATTTAGGCCATTTTTCTGAGTCTTAGGATAGCTTCCTCTAGCGTTTCCATACTTGCAGCATAGGATAGACGTAGGTGGCCAGGTGCGCCGAACGCTGAACCGGGGACCAATGCCAGGTCAACTTTTTCGATAAGCAGCTCAGCAAAATCCAGATCCGATTCACAGCCATGCTTTTCTATCAAGCCTTGCATATTGGGGAACGCATAGAAAGTGCCATCGCTTGGTAAGCAGGTTACACCTTCGATGCTATTGAGGGCATGTACCAAGTAATCGTGACGCTTTTTGAAGGCTTCGAGCATAGGCTTAATACAGGACTGGTCGCCAGCAAGAGCTGCAGTTGCTGCAGCCTGGCTGGGTGCTGCTGGGTTAGAAGTGCTCTGCGACTGAATCTTCTTCATGGCGCCAATTAAATCTGCTGGGCCGCCAGCATAGCCAATACGCCAGCCGGTCATGGCATACGCTTTTGACACGCCATTCAATACCACGGTTCTGTCATACAGTTCAGGGCAGACATTGAGGATGTTTAAAAATGGCTCTTCAGTCCACAGGATATGTTCGTACATATCGTCTGTAGCGACTACGATGTCAGGATATTCCACTAACACATCAGCCAGTGCTTTTAACTCATCTTTGCTGTAGGCAACACCCGTCGGGTTACTTGGGCTGTTGATGACAAAGAGCTTTGTCTTGTCAGTAATCGCGCTACGTAATTGCTCAGGTGTGATTTTCAGATGTTGTTCAATGGTTGTTTCAATAATAACGGGTTTTGCGCCTGCTAAGATTGCCATATCAGGATAAGATACCCAGTATGGGGCAGGGATAATCACCTCATCACCATCATTTAGCAGAGCCTGGCAAAGGTTGTAAAAACTTTGTTTGCCCCCACATGATACAAGGATCTGGTTTGGCTGATAGTCCAAGTTGTTGTCTCGCTTGAACTTATCGATAACGGCTTGCTTAAGTTCAGGAGTACCGTCGACAGGCGTGTATTTGGTTGCGCCGTCTTTAATGGCTTCGATTGCAGCTTGCTTAATATGCTCTGGTGTATCGAAATCTGGTTCACCGGTACCCAAACCAACAATTGGACGGCCTTGAGCCTTAAGCTCCTTGGCTTTGGCTGCCACTGCAAGTGTTGGTGATGGTTTAACAAGTTTTACACGTTCGGAAAGTTGAATAGCCACCGTATCCCCTTAATTTGTTTGATCGATGATGAGTGTGCGAGAATATCTGGCAATGATACTCCAACTTTTTCGCCCACCCAAGTTTTAGCAGCGTAGTTTTACAAGAGTGTATAAGTAAAAGTCATGAGCCAACAATTTGATATTCAATCACCGTTCCCGCCTGCTGGTGACCAGCCAAAGGCGATCAAGCAATTGCTGGAAGGTCTAGAAGACGGTTTATCGCACCAGACTCTGCTTGGAGTAACAGGCTCTGGCAAGACCTATACCATGGCCAATGTCATTGCACAAAGTGGGCGGCCTGCCATTATCATGGCCCCCAATAAAACTTTGGCTGCTCAACTTTATGGCGAAATGAAGGAGTTCTTCCCCAATAATGCGGTCGAGTACTTTGTTTCCTACTACGACTATTACCAACCTGAAGCTTACGTTGCTGCATCCGACACTTTTATTGAAAAGGATTCGTCGATCAATGAGCATATTGAGCAGATGAGATTGTCTGCCACAAGAGCGTTATTAGAACGGCGCGATACAATTATTGTTGCTTCGGTATCCGCCATTTATGGTCTGGGTGACCCAAAAGCTTTCCACAGCATGGTCATGCACCTCAAAGTGGGGGACCCGGTGGATCAACGGTTTATCCTGCGACGCCTAGCCGAGCTGCAATACACCCGTAATGAATTTGACCTGCAGCGGGCAACTTATCGTGTACGAGGAGACTTGATCGATATTTATCCTGCAGAATCTGATAAACATGCGATTCGTATCGAATTATTTGATGATGAAGTCGAAACGATTCAGACCTTTGATCCGCTAACAGGTGAGGTGCTGAAAAGGCTCACACGAGTGACTATTTTTCCTAAAAGTCACTATGTGACATCGCGCCAAACGATTCTCGATGCCATTGAGCAGATTAAGGTAGACCTAAAAGAACGTCTGGCCCAATTTTACGAGCAGAACAAGCTAGTAGAAGCACAGCGCCTGGAGCAGCGGGTCAAATTTGATATTGAGATGATGCAGGAGTTGGGTTATTGCTCGGGTATCGAAAACTATTCTCGTTACCTGTCTGGAGCTCAGCCAGGTGAGCCACCTCCCTGTTTACTGGACTATTTGCCAACAGATGCATTGATGATTATCGATGAGTCTCACGTTACCGTATCGCAAATTGGTGCTATGTATAAAGGGGACCGCTCTCGAAAAGAAACGTTGGTAAATTACGGTTTCCGACTGCCTGCAGCCTTGGACAATCGCCCATTACGGTTTGAAGAGTTTGAACGCATATCGCCGCAGACGGTTTTTGTCTCAGCTACCCCAGGCAAGTATGAAGAAGAGCATTCTGGTCAGGTCGTAGAGCAGGTGGTTCGTCCAACTGGACTTATTGATCCAGAAGTGGAGGTGCGGCCAGTCGGAACTCAGGTGGATGATTTGCTGTCTGAAATCCATCTTCGGGTTGATAAAAATGAGCGTGTATTGGTCACTACACTAACCAAGAAAATGGCGGAAGATTTGACCGACTATCTCTCGGAACACGGTGTTCGCGTGCGATATCTACATTCAGACATTGATACCGTAGAGCGAATGGAGATTATCCGTGACTTGCGTCTGGGTGAGTTTGATGTACTAGTCGGCATCAACCTGTTACGAGAGGGGCTGGACATGCCCGAAGTTTCATTGGTTGCAATTCTTGATGCGGATAAAGAGGGCTTCTTACGCTCAGAGCGTTCACTGATTCAGACCATTGGCCGTGCTGCACGTAATCTTAGCGGTAAAGCTATCTTATACGCCGATAGAATCACAGGTTCCATGGAGCGAGCCATTGGTGAAACTAACCGCCGTCGCGCGATTCAGCAGGAATTTAATGAAAAGCATGGCATTACTCCTATTGGCGTCAGTAAGAAAATCACTGATGTAATGGATACCGGCCACAGCAAGAAAAGCCGTAAAGTTGCAGAAAAGCTGGGTCAATATAAGGTTAAATCTCTGGCCGACGCGGTAAAAGAAATTGCTCAGATGGAAAAGCAAATGCTCGAATACGCCAAAAACCTCGAGTTCGAAAAAGCTGCAAAGCTTAGGGATGAAATTCAAAAACTTCGTGATGCCAGTTTGGCGACCTGAAATACTATACTATCTCCTCATATAGGTGGGTTTGGCCACCCACTTATATCTATTCTTTGCTAGTGAAGTGGCTTATCCTCAGTGCTTTGCTAACCACCTAACCAGCCCAAAGAGAGCCATTTCACATTAGCAGAGCACCATTAAATGACCAATTGAACCTTTGTTTCAATCGGTGTTCAGATGCTACAATATGACGTTTAGCTCAAGGTTGTATAGCAACCGAATAATAGAGTATTAGGCCAATATTAAGGCTTACGCAGCTGAGATCGTTTTATTAAATTACAGAGCTGCTTAACTTATTGATTTTATAGGTGAAGTCTGGGAGTGGAAATGACAAAGACAGTCAAATACAGCTTGCTTGTGTTGCTATGGTTATTTTCTCAACTTGCTAATGCGAGTGTTGGAAATCAGGAGCTGAAGCAGTTTTTCCAGTCTAAGTTAGACCGCATCAATCACTTCATGCAGGAAAATCATGACAATGCCCTGCAAAACCCTTCTATTTTGATGACTTTCGTTAATACTGACCTGCTTACTGTATGGTCTGCTAAAAATACCATTCGTGCCATGTTTGGTGCTCAGCGATGGTCTGAACTCACTAAAGATCAGGAATCACAACTGATTGCTGCTTATGAACAGACCATGCGTCGTTATCTGTATGAGGTCATGCGCCAATATCAGGGGCAAACCGCTACAGTTGACTCAATACGCTTGAACGACAAACAAAACAAGGGCTGGTTAAGAGTGGTGCTTGATAGCCCATCTTTGCCTGATCTATCCATAGACTTGAAAATATACAAAGAAGATAGCGCTTGGACTATATATGACTTTAGTTTTCAAGGAATTAGCTTCGTAAAAATGAAGCAAAACTACTTCCAGTCAACCTTTGATGAAAAAGGATTTGAGGGTGTGTTGGCCGATCTTAATAGGAAAAATCAGGAATTTAATGAAAAACTGAAGGTTGCCAAGAAGTGATTGACAACAATAAGGGCTGGTACTTAGTTCATTCAAAGCCTAGACAAGAGCTTAGAGCTGAAGAACATCTTAAAAATCAAGCGATTAATTGTGTTTTACCTTTGATAGAGATTGAAAAAATTATCCGGGGTAAAAGGCAATTCATTTCCGAACCACTTTTCCCTGGATATTTATTTGTAGAGTTACAGACCAATGGACAGGACTGGTCCAAGATTCGTTCGACGCGAGGCGTTCGTGATTTTGTGCGATTTGGTGGAGTTCCTGGCAGAGTCCCAGAGTCCGTTCTGGAGCATTTGAAGATACTGGAAATAAGGGATCCAGCTATTGAAACTAATGCTCCAAAAGCTGGTGATAAAGTAGTAATAACCGATGGTCCTTTCAAGGACTTAGAAGGGGTTTTCAAAATAAGTAACGGTGAAGAACGCTCTATCGTCTTATTGACTATTTTGGGCAAAGCTACAGAGATGGAGCTTGAAAATAACAAGCTAAGAAAAGCCTAGACGTTAAAAGGCAAAATTAATTAAAGCTGCAGGTTACATTGTTTGCGCTATCCCACTATAATGGCGCGCGCTTTTAGAAATTGTAAAAATTTTGGACAAATAGTTCGGGCTTTACCGAACAGGAAGGTGCTTTGGGAACCGAAAACCCACGGGCGGTAGCGTACCTGAGAGATATAGATAATATGGATACTAATAACTTTTTAAATCAAGAATTTGTTAATAAAATTAATAAGATAGCCATCGATGCAGGAAATGAAATCATGGCAATTTATGAGAAGGACTTCGATATTTACGAAAAGATGGATGAATCCCCTCTCACTGAAGCCGATCTTGCTTCACATCACCACATTATCAATGAGCTTGCAGCATTAAAAACAGGATTTCCGGTATTATCTGAAGAGTCTGCTGATATTGACTGGAAGGAGCGGCAGTCCTGGTCAACTTATTGGCTGATTGATCCCCTCGACGGCACCAAAGAATTCATTAAAAAGAATGGTGAGTTTACAGTTAACATAGCTCTTATACACCAAAATAAACCTGTATTGGGAGTGGTTTATGCACCAGCAATAGATGTTTTATACTTTGCATCAGAAGAAATTGGTGCCTGGAAAGCAGAAGCTGGTCAGACTAAACAAATAAATGTATCAGATAAGGCAGAAACTCCACTTAGAGTGGTTGGTAGCCGCTCGCATCAATCAGATGCCATGGTTGGCTACTTAAATCAGTACCCTAGCTATGACATGATCCCTATGGGTAGCTCACTTAAACTTTGCCTGGTAGCTGAAGGCAAGGCTGATCTATATCCTCGCTTAGGACCTACCAGCGAATGGGATACGGCTGCAGCTCATGCAGTTGTAAATGCAGCCGGTGGAGCTTGTGTTGTGTTTGATTTAGACAAAAATACAGAGCAAGAGACTCTTGCTTATAACGCCAAAGAGTCCTTATTGAATCCTTACTTTATCGTCAAAGGTCCTGAAATTATTGTTTAGGTGATGTGTTATTGAGCAAAGCAGTTGTTTGGTGCCGATTTACATTGTTTTGAAAATGAGCCTGTATATAAACTAGAAAAACAAGGGAATAAGAAATAAATGAAGGTATATCCAATTTTATTGTTACTTTTTTCTGCCAATGCTGTAGCTGAACCTTGGCTAGATACTCGTGATATTTGGTTGCGCGCGGATATTGAGCAGTTGGCAAGCGAAGGCATAATTAAAGCACCCATTACTACCTGGCCATTACCTTGGGCCTCTATTATAAAAGATTTAGAGGCTGCTTCTGAGGAAGATATGGATCCGGATATGGTTCCTGCTTTTTTAAGATTGAAGCGTAAAGCTGGTATTGAGATGGGCAGTAACGGACAGACGTCTATTTCTTTAAAGGCTGGCAATCAAAATAAGGTCTTACGCCAGTTTGGAGATGAACGACGCGAAGAAGCAGAACTTTCTGTCAGAACTTCAGGACTTGGTAAAACACTGGCCTGGAATATTGAGGCAACTAAAGCTGTTGACCCGATTGATGGTGAAGAAGATAGGCTAGACCATTCATACGTGGCAGCCATTGCAGGTAACTGGATTATATCGGCTGGCGCGCAGGAACGCTGGTATGGCCCAGGTTGGGAAACATCTTTGATCTTAAGCAACAATGCAAGACCAGTGCCCAGTATTTCCATACAAAGAAATTACAGCGATCC
Coding sequences:
- the rfaH gene encoding transcription/translation regulatory transformer protein RfaH, giving the protein MIDNNKGWYLVHSKPRQELRAEEHLKNQAINCVLPLIEIEKIIRGKRQFISEPLFPGYLFVELQTNGQDWSKIRSTRGVRDFVRFGGVPGRVPESVLEHLKILEIRDPAIETNAPKAGDKVVITDGPFKDLEGVFKISNGEERSIVLLTILGKATEMELENNKLRKA
- a CDS encoding MlaC/ttg2D family ABC transporter substrate-binding protein, producing MTKTVKYSLLVLLWLFSQLANASVGNQELKQFFQSKLDRINHFMQENHDNALQNPSILMTFVNTDLLTVWSAKNTIRAMFGAQRWSELTKDQESQLIAAYEQTMRRYLYEVMRQYQGQTATVDSIRLNDKQNKGWLRVVLDSPSLPDLSIDLKIYKEDSAWTIYDFSFQGISFVKMKQNYFQSTFDEKGFEGVLADLNRKNQEFNEKLKVAKK
- the uvrB gene encoding excinuclease ABC subunit UvrB, whose translation is MSQQFDIQSPFPPAGDQPKAIKQLLEGLEDGLSHQTLLGVTGSGKTYTMANVIAQSGRPAIIMAPNKTLAAQLYGEMKEFFPNNAVEYFVSYYDYYQPEAYVAASDTFIEKDSSINEHIEQMRLSATRALLERRDTIIVASVSAIYGLGDPKAFHSMVMHLKVGDPVDQRFILRRLAELQYTRNEFDLQRATYRVRGDLIDIYPAESDKHAIRIELFDDEVETIQTFDPLTGEVLKRLTRVTIFPKSHYVTSRQTILDAIEQIKVDLKERLAQFYEQNKLVEAQRLEQRVKFDIEMMQELGYCSGIENYSRYLSGAQPGEPPPCLLDYLPTDALMIIDESHVTVSQIGAMYKGDRSRKETLVNYGFRLPAALDNRPLRFEEFERISPQTVFVSATPGKYEEEHSGQVVEQVVRPTGLIDPEVEVRPVGTQVDDLLSEIHLRVDKNERVLVTTLTKKMAEDLTDYLSEHGVRVRYLHSDIDTVERMEIIRDLRLGEFDVLVGINLLREGLDMPEVSLVAILDADKEGFLRSERSLIQTIGRAARNLSGKAILYADRITGSMERAIGETNRRRAIQQEFNEKHGITPIGVSKKITDVMDTGHSKKSRKVAEKLGQYKVKSLADAVKEIAQMEKQMLEYAKNLEFEKAAKLRDEIQKLRDASLAT
- the cysQ gene encoding 3'(2'),5'-bisphosphate nucleotidase CysQ; its protein translation is MDTNNFLNQEFVNKINKIAIDAGNEIMAIYEKDFDIYEKMDESPLTEADLASHHHIINELAALKTGFPVLSEESADIDWKERQSWSTYWLIDPLDGTKEFIKKNGEFTVNIALIHQNKPVLGVVYAPAIDVLYFASEEIGAWKAEAGQTKQINVSDKAETPLRVVGSRSHQSDAMVGYLNQYPSYDMIPMGSSLKLCLVAEGKADLYPRLGPTSEWDTAAAHAVVNAAGGACVVFDLDKNTEQETLAYNAKESLLNPYFIVKGPEIIV